Proteins encoded together in one Electrophorus electricus isolate fEleEle1 chromosome 9, fEleEle1.pri, whole genome shotgun sequence window:
- the LOC113580485 gene encoding LOW QUALITY PROTEIN: arrestin domain-containing protein 3-like (The sequence of the model RefSeq protein was modified relative to this genomic sequence to represent the inferred CDS: inserted 2 bases in 1 codon), whose amino-acid sequence MAFAVKSLIITHDPVKESNTFANDDNISGRITLEVSKETRVESFFIKAKGKASVLWSERYSXSTMIYHDKETCFKSVQYFIQQKKTPVQDDYPLLTDEIGQSYSKIVTPGIHVYPFTFQHPHEVMPASFTGYHGKVVYFLEAKLCRSMHIPSKAKIDFSYIPQGDMSIPDLMIPQYGNREKKKKFFDSRCITMNICTEKMGYCLGEELKVRIDVENNSSRTVKPKFCLYQKQSFFAMKRRKVRNKILLKEEGDPIGPSTKQSMTKVLNIPKDISVSILSCKVLKVEYRLKVSLDVKFASDPEIKLPVVLFSPPSLTQKADGIAPTSMHVGFESWTSSPAAWNSAACFGSAASDTVDGIYPSMYEWSEKPGGSFPVTHSNLQTTL is encoded by the exons ATGGCGTTTGCTGTGAAGAGTCTGATAATAACTCATGATCCGGTGAAGGAAAGCAATACGTTTGCCAACGACGACAACATCTCCGGGCGAATCACGCTGGAGGTGTCGAAGGAAACCCGGGTCGAGTCTTTCTTTATAAAAGCCAAAGGGAAAGCGTCTGTCTTGTGGTCTGAGCGTTATAG CAGTACAATGATTTATCACGATAAAGAAACATGCTTTAAGTCAGTTCAGTACTTCATTCAACAGAAGAAAACTCCAG TGCAAGATGATTACCCGCTGTTAACAGATGAGATCGGGCAGTCTT ACTCAAAAATTGTTACACCAGGAATCCATGTCTATCCTTTCACCTTTCAGCATCCTCATGA GGTCATGCCTGCATCCTTCACAGGCTACCATGGAAAAGTTGTTTACTTTTTGGAAGCTAAGTTATGCAGATCAATGCACATACCAAGCAAAGCCAAAATAGATTTCAGTTATATTCCCCAGGGAGACATGTCTATACCTGACTTAATG ATACCTCAGTATGGAAatagagagaagaagaagaaattctTTGATTCTAGGTGCATTACAATGAACATTTGCACAGAGAAGATGGGTTACTGTTTAG GGGAGGAACTGAAGGTGAGGATAGATGTCGAGAACAATTCATCTCGTACAGTGAAGCCTAAGTTCTGCTTGTACCAGAAACAGAGCTTCTTTGccatgaaaagaagaaaagtccGCAATAAAATTCTCCTGAAAGAGGAAGGCGACCCCATTGGACCATCTACCAAGCAGAGCATGACCAAGGTGTTGAACATCCCAAAAGATATCAGTGTTTCCATCCTCAGCTGCAAGGTTCTCAAAGTGGAGTACAGGCTTAAG GTGTCTCTGGATGTGAAATTTGCTTCTGATCCAGAAATCAAACTGCCGGTGGTGCTgttttctcctccctccctgACCCAGAAAGCTGACGGTATAGCACCCACAAGCATGCACGTTGGATTTGAATCATGGACCAGCAGCCCAGCAGCATGGAACAGCGCTGCTTGCTTTGGCTCTGCTGCTTCTGATACCGTGGATGGAATTTACCCATCGATGTATGAATGGAGTGAAAAACCAGGAGGAAGTTTTCCAGTGACACATAGCAATCTTCAAACCACACTCTAA